The following is a genomic window from Haloterrigena salifodinae.
AGCGCCCGGATCACCGAGATCGCGAACGAACTCGGACGAGCGAAAGGCACCATCCATTGTCACCTGGCCACCCTGCTCGAGAAGGAACACGTCATCAAGAATGGGAACGAGTACCAGCTCAGTCTCCGCTACCTCGAACTCGGCGAGGGAGTGAAGGATCGGCTGGGGTTCTACGACGTCGTCACCGACGAACTGGACGAACTGGCCGAAGAGTCCGGCGAGTTGGTGCAGTTCGCGACGGAAGAACACGGCCGCGCGGTGTACCTGTACAAGACGGGCGGCGAGCGGGCCGTCCAGACCGCCTCGTCGGTCGGGAAACGGGAGTACCTCCACTGCCTCGCGCTCGGCAAGGCCATCCTCGCGTACACCCCGCGCGAGCGCGTCGAAGAGATCATCGATCAACACGGGTTGAAGCGGTACACGCCCCAGACCATCACCGACCGCGAGGAACTCTTCGACGAACTCGAGACGATCCGCGAGCGCGGGTACGCACTCGACAAGGAGGAGAAGATCGAGGGACTACACTGCGTCGCAGCGCCGGTCATGGCCGACGAGGACGACGTCCTCGGCGCCGTCAGTCTCTCCCGACCCTTGAGTCGGATGACGGGCGATCAGTTCCAGGAAGAAATTCCGAATATGGTCACCCGCTCCGCAAACGTTATCGAGATCAACGCGAAGTACTCCTGAACACTCCCTATTTGAAGCTGTCAAACGGTGCTTTACGATAGTGGAGTGTGAACAAGTCCCGCGGTTGTTCGAAACCGACCGGTCAGTAGCGGGCGTCTGAAGGCTAATTTCGGCCCTTTCAGGGAGTATTGTCCGTGACTGCTCGATCGGCTGATGGAGCACCGCTCCCCCTAGGAACTACCGAGATAGTGGGTCAGCGATCGTTGATCGATTCTATTTACAACTGTATGGGTGTAATATATAGGAGAGTAACTGGACTCGCGTTCGGAACAGACAGCGCGACCCGTGATCAGGGGAATTTGAACCTCTCAAACGACGGTTGTCGCTCCGTTGCAAACGGGATTCGAACGTCTATGTAACTCGAGTAGCCGATCAGCACGACGACGAGGCTAGCGAACGAGCACGGAGCGGCCTCATCGCAAAACCGTCGGGGAGACTATATGCAATCGCCGAAAAGAAGCGCACGTACCCATGCGCGCTGTCGCACTGTTTCCGGACGGCCCAGAACTGCGTGTCATCGAAAAACCGAGACCGACCCCCGAGAAGGGCGAGGCGCTGATCCGAACCGTCGCCGTCGGAATTGATGGCTCGGACAGGCGCATCGCGGCCGGCGAAATCGGCGGCGACGTTCCCGACGGCGAGGACCACCTCGTCATCGGCCACGAGGCGGTCGGCGTCGTCGAAGAGCCGAACGGAACCGACCTGACGAAAGGCGACGTCGTCGCCCCTCTCGTGCGACGACCCGTCGACGATGAGTCGAGATTCGCGGCCAACGGCGAACTCGACATGGCTCCACCCGAGAGCCTTCACGAGTGCGGAATCACGGGGGCACACGGGTACATGGCAGAGTTTTTCACCGCTCGTTCCGAGTATCTCGTTTCGGTCCCCGAATCGCGTGCGGCGTACGGGTTCTTCGTCGAACCGACGAGTCTCGTCGAGAAGGCGCTCAATCAGGCGGCCGCGGCGCGGTCCGGGTTCGAGTGGCGGCCGTCGAGCGCGTTCGTTCTCGGGAACGGCAACCTCGGACTGCTCGCACTGACGCGACTCGAGACCGGCGACGAGTTCGAGCGAACCTACTGCCTCGGCCGCCGGGACCGACCGGATCCGACGATCGACATCATCGAAGGCGTCGGCGGTACCTACGTCGACTCGAGGGAACTCTCGCTCGACGAGTTTCCCGCGGTTCACGAACCGGTCGATTTCGCCTTCGAAACGACGGGACACCCCGCCCACGCCGTCGAAGCGGTGGACGCGCTCGCTCCGAACGGCGTCGTGACGCTCCAGGGGATTCCGGGCTCGTCGTCGACGTTCGACATCGACGGGGGCGCATTCCACACGGAACTCGTCGTCACCAACAAGGCTATCCTCGGCGTCGTCAACTCACGACGGTCTCACTTCCGTGCCGCCGCCGAGTGGCTCCGCGACACGCCGGAGTCGGCGCTCGACGCACTCGTGACCGGCGTCTACGGACCGGACGAGATAGACGAGGCACTCGCTGACTCCGAGGAGACGATAAAGACGGTCGTCTCGTTCGATCGCCTAGATCGAACGAGTCGGTTCCGTCTCGAGTGACCCGATTCGCCACTGGCAGACACACTGTCGACGCGTTTCCGGCCGAGCGCCGCACAAACGACCCATGAACCGTCGGAAGCTATTTTTCCATGGAAGACATTCGCTATCGCATGGGAACCGGGTACACAACGATCATGTACGGCCCCGAGTCGATCGAGGACGCGCTCGGCGATATCGCCGCCTGCCGGTACGACGGCGTCGAAATCAGCCTCGAGAAGATCCGTGCGAACGACCCCGAGACCGTCGGTCGGTGGCTCGAGGAGTACGATCTGGAGTTCTACCTCGCGATGAGCGAGTGGATCGAAACCGAGGACGCGGTCCGGCGAGTGATCGACGACGTGCCGGTCGCGGCCGACCTCGGAGCCGAGTTCGTCGGGATACTCCCGCCCCAGCGGGCTCGCCACGACGGCGACACCGTCGAGGACTGGCTCTCTCGGATCAGTGACGCGGCCCTCGAGGCTGGACTGCGGCCGCTCGTCCACCACCACGGGGCCACGACAGTCGAGCAACCGGACGAAATACGGCACTATCTCGACGCCGTCGACGGGCTCGAGCTCCTGTTCGACACCGCTCACTACTACCCTTACGGCGACAACTTCCCCGACGGCAACGTGACCGACGGCATCGAGCGGTTCGCCGACGACATCGGCTACGTCCACCTCAAGGACGTGGACCCGGTCAAGGACTTCGCGGCGAACCGAGACGCGCTCACTGACGCCGACTTCCACCTCGACAACGTCATCAACTATTTCCGGTCGTTCACCGATCTCGGCGAGGGGATCCTCGACTTCGAGGCGATCTTCGAGACGCTCTCGGACGCGGGGTACGAGGGCAACTACACGATCGAGATCGAGAACCGGACCGAACGACCGCTCGTCCACGCCAAGCGGAACTACGATTACTGGGCCGCCGTCCGGGACGCCTGACCGGGAGGCGGTCGTCTTCCGACGCAATCGACGGACTACCCCAGTTGCATCAGCGTCGCACCGGCGATGATGACGGTGATGCCGCCGAGGAGCCGCGGCGATCGCGGCACCTGTCGGACCATCGCATAGGAGATGCCGACGATGACGAGGGGGTAGACGTTCGAGAGCGGAACGACGGTGATGACCGTTCCGCTCTGGAGCGCCGAGAACCAGGCGAGCCAGTTCGCCGCGACGAAGACGCCCGCAAGCGTAAACGCGCCGAGCGCGGTTCGGTCGCGAATTCGGACGCGCGAGCGGACGTCCGGCGAGACGCCGAAGAGCGCGACGAATGCGATGAGCGCGGCCGTTTGGCCGACCGCCGTCCCGACCAGCGGATCGGAGTAC
Proteins encoded in this region:
- a CDS encoding IclR family transcriptional regulator — its product is MAKTTKPRTIQAVGITLEIIDYLHEHDSARITEIANELGRAKGTIHCHLATLLEKEHVIKNGNEYQLSLRYLELGEGVKDRLGFYDVVTDELDELAEESGELVQFATEEHGRAVYLYKTGGERAVQTASSVGKREYLHCLALGKAILAYTPRERVEEIIDQHGLKRYTPQTITDREELFDELETIRERGYALDKEEKIEGLHCVAAPVMADEDDVLGAVSLSRPLSRMTGDQFQEEIPNMVTRSANVIEINAKYS
- a CDS encoding glucose 1-dehydrogenase, whose protein sequence is MRAVALFPDGPELRVIEKPRPTPEKGEALIRTVAVGIDGSDRRIAAGEIGGDVPDGEDHLVIGHEAVGVVEEPNGTDLTKGDVVAPLVRRPVDDESRFAANGELDMAPPESLHECGITGAHGYMAEFFTARSEYLVSVPESRAAYGFFVEPTSLVEKALNQAAAARSGFEWRPSSAFVLGNGNLGLLALTRLETGDEFERTYCLGRRDRPDPTIDIIEGVGGTYVDSRELSLDEFPAVHEPVDFAFETTGHPAHAVEAVDALAPNGVVTLQGIPGSSSTFDIDGGAFHTELVVTNKAILGVVNSRRSHFRAAAEWLRDTPESALDALVTGVYGPDEIDEALADSEETIKTVVSFDRLDRTSRFRLE
- a CDS encoding sugar phosphate isomerase/epimerase family protein, giving the protein MGTGYTTIMYGPESIEDALGDIAACRYDGVEISLEKIRANDPETVGRWLEEYDLEFYLAMSEWIETEDAVRRVIDDVPVAADLGAEFVGILPPQRARHDGDTVEDWLSRISDAALEAGLRPLVHHHGATTVEQPDEIRHYLDAVDGLELLFDTAHYYPYGDNFPDGNVTDGIERFADDIGYVHLKDVDPVKDFAANRDALTDADFHLDNVINYFRSFTDLGEGILDFEAIFETLSDAGYEGNYTIEIENRTERPLVHAKRNYDYWAAVRDA